The Watersipora subatra chromosome 7, tzWatSuba1.1, whole genome shotgun sequence genomic interval TTAAGAaataaacatgcagaacacatgGATAAATCAAAGTCGTTCTTTAAAGCTAAAGAGAGAGAGAACTCAAGCCAGCAAAACTGAATTCCACTGGCAGCTTCCATATCCAGGCACAGGCCATTACCGAGGCATCCTATGCTCTGTTTTACTGTATCGCCAGAGATAAGAGGCCACACGCCATTGGTGAAACATTAGTTAAACCTTGTCTGCTGGAATGTACTAAGATTATTCTCGGAGACACAGCCGTTCAAAAGATAGCTGATTTATTTTTCTCAGACAGCACAGTGAAATCGAGGATCGATGATATGTCTGCGGAAATAAAGAGGCAAGTAATTGAAAAGATCAAGTCATCTCCCATGTTCGCCATTCAACTTGATGAGCCCACTGATGTTGCTAGCATTTCACAGCTGATGGTGTTTGCACGCTATGTACACAGAGAGACAATTGAGGAAGAATTTCTGTTCTGCAGTGCTCTAACAGAGACCACCACAGCTGCTGATGTTATGAACCTGGTTTCCGACTTCTTCAGGAAAGAACATTTGGACTGGGCCAAAGTAATTGGAGTTTGCACTGATGGTGCTCCAGCCATGCTTGGCTGTCATGCTGGATTTGCACAGTTGGTAAAAGATACCTTTAGTGGTGAGTACCCATTGCTTCATTCACAGACAAGCGCTAGCAGCAAAAACTCTTCCCTAAGGATTGCAGGAACACCTTTCTTCAGTGATTaaagtagtaaactttatcaaaggCTCTGCCTTGCAAACACGTCTCTTCCGCAAATTATGCGAAGATATGGATGCTGTGCACTCATCACTATTGTTCCACACCAAAGTTCGATGGTTATCAAAGGGTAACATGCTTCTGTGTTTCTTCAATCTACGAGCAGAGGTCAACGAGTTCttgaaaactcataacaaacGCAAACTACTAGCTTCGAAGCAGGTGGAAGGCTTCCATCAGTGTCTTGCTTACCTGGTTGAAATATTTGGTTCAATCAATGAAGCGAACACAAAGATGCAAGGTAGAGACGGAAATGTGTTGAATGTAACTGATAGTATCAATGCATTCAAGGACAAGCTCAAACTCTGGGTGGAAAGACTGGCTACTGGGAATGTAAGAGTTTCATTTCCAGTTCTGCATTCATTAGTTGACAAAAAAGCTCCTTCCGCTTCTTTGCTAACCGACATAAATCATCACTTGAACAGCTtaatagcagagtttgagaaatatttttcaaagttagaTCCGAGAACAGAGCAAGTGATGAGCCTGACACAAGACCCTTTCAAGCGCAATGTCCACGAGATTCCGGGACACCTTCAGGAGGAGTTTTTGGAGCTGAAAAACAACTCTGCATTAAAAGATGACTTCAAGGAGCTATCAATAGAGCACTTTTGGGTTCAGGCCCAAAGATTGTATCCCAACATAAGCCTGGCCGCTTTCAAGACGCTCATACCATTTGCTTTCACATATCTTTGCGAGTCAGCGTTTTCAGTTATGCTAACCATAAAGAGCAAACCTAGAAACCATCTGGAAGTAGAAACTGACCTACGGTGTGCCCTATCTACAAGTACAATAACtcctaacatcaaaattctggtcagttccaaacaaacacagaaatcgCACTGTTCTACTGACTGTCTTACATTGATAGATATATTGAGTTTcaatatacatttatttttaatattccatgtaaatatgactgtaataaatgcatatatacatgtatatatacatgtatatatatatatatgtatataagttatatatgtaaataaagttcactatctagATGCAGTGCATTATTTAAAGGAGTTGGGAGGGGGGAATTTCTATCTTTAGGTTTGGAAAAAGGGGAATGGGcaaaaaaggttaagaaccactggtttatacatatattttctgcttagttcataagttgtataAACATGCTGAAGTaccaggcaatgaacaggcccagaacagctctgctctctactgcAAATGTTTGTGCCTATATAGCTGGTAGGCCCGGCttctgttctacttggctggttCCAGTTTGGCTCAGCCCGGCTCGGCTTGGACTCGGCTTGGCTCAGTTTAGGCTTAactcggctttggcttggctcagCTCGGCTAAATGCAGGTGGGcgccatccaccacacactcccctCCATTGGCAACTAAGGTCTCCAATTTATATCTTGATGGAGCGGCAGTTGGGCCAGGGCTTCATGCTGGCAGGCTCCGTAATGGAAAGGCTCCACCTCGTCCAGCAGCAACTGGCGCTCCTGGCCCTCCGGGTGCCCTTGCCGCAGGATTGTCTGCATCGTCTCGGTAGCCTTCGTCCAATCCTGGGTGTCCTGAGCCAACAACCGGGCCCGGCTGCGCTGAATCGGCAGGAGGGCTTGGCTAGCTGGGGCCTGTTCCACTATCTCGACCAGCGTGCGTGGTCCAACTGGGTCCAAGGCCGTCTGGCTTCTCTTGGTTGAGGTTGGGCAAACTCGGGCTGGGGGCATGACTGTGTCCTGGCCTGCTGAGCTCTTTTTCGTGGGCTACGGCGTCTCCTTCCTTGAGTAGTGGAAGTGCAGGCAGCCATCATCAGAGAGCCTCGCATGTTCTCCTGGCAGAACTGCTCCCACGGGTCCTGGTCAACCAGATACACCACCGGCTCCACTCTTCTCTGCTGGTGAGCAGTGTGGTGTAGTAGCATCTGATCCCGCAATACGTGCTGCCAGTCACAGGGGCATACAAACACGGTGTAGGGTTGCAACACGTGAAAGCGGATCCGCTGGGTGCTAGTTGTAAACTGACAGATCCGGCAGCTCCCGTCCCTCACCTGTTCCTCCACCCGCGTGACAGTCCGGAAAGACAGGTATTTGATGGTCCTCACCACTGTTCTCTTCTGTGATCTGCTCTTCCCTGGCTCCGGCTCCCTCACATGCATACTTTCTCTAATGGCAACAGCCGGGGAGAAGAGGACTTCTCCGGTGAGAGGGGGCTGATTCCTCTCCTCTTAGTGCACACAGCAGCCACCCAGTACTCCTCCTCCACTTCCTTTAGGAGGGCCTCGTTGAGCAGGTCTTCCATTCCTTTTTCTGTCAGGGTTGCATCCAATGCCTCTGTTCTTTCTTCAGTAATTTCCAACACGGCAGGTCCGGTCCTCGTGCCACGTCAAACTCCGTCCCGTTCCTCTTGTAGGCCACTACGTTTGCCGACATTGGCCTGTCCATCCCTTctccagcttctttcaagctaattgTGACCGAAGTCAGTAAGTTCTGTAGTGATGTGTTGCCTTCACTATCTATCTTTTCTAGCGCTCTGATGTCGTCCAGGGAAAATGAGTGCTTTAAAAGGAAAGCGTTGGTTGCGTCTGTTCGAGCCGTTTTCCAACTTTCCTTCGCGACCTCCGGACCATTTTCTGGCAATTCCATAGAATAACATACACCATCTCCGTACCAGTCCGGCTTCCTACTTGTCTGGGCTGGCCTCGGATTGTGCCGGACCAGAGTTGATGGGATTGCGGGATTGATACGATCTGGTGTTGCAGTCTCTCCGGTCTCGGCCGGGTTTGATTCCGGCTCTTCCGAAACATTTTCCCGTGGGTCCGGATTAAATTCTTCGGAACTCGGAGGGTGCTTCTGGCATTCTACCTCCTCTGGTCCGGCCGAGTTTTCTCCCGGAGTTATCTCCTGCCCTTGTTTTTCTGCAGCCTCTAGCAGCAACTTTTCCCATTTGGAGGCGGCCGTATGGGTATGGAGTCAATTCTGACCTCCTGTTTTTTCTCCAGTTTGCTGGGTTGAGGTCCTTTCATGTTGGGACCCCTCCATGGTTTCAGAGTGGCCGGGGCTTGTCCCAACTACTCTGGGCAAGCATGGTAAGGTTTCAGCCTTCTCTCGCTCTAGATGGAAGACTGGCCCTGCCATTCCACTAAATGTGTGTGGTTCCCCcaggccttcaggacctggtatggtcccacaAACTTCGCCTGCAGCTTTGAATTTTCTCTCCGTCTCTGGTGTTTGTTTGTGAGCCACACCCAGTCGCCAGGGCGAACAGCAGTGTTTCTTCCTGATTCAACTCCATCTGACTTTGTCGTAGTGCCTCGTGCACCACCTGCAGCTTCCGTTGCACCATAATGGCGTGCTCGTGagcaggaaagaactcggtcaGTGGGGGTGGCTTTCTAGTTGACCCAGCAACCTCAGCTCCAATCCCAACATCAACATGTTGGCGGTCTCTCCAGTTGCAAGGTGGAGGGTACctcggtatgccctcatcagctggggaagcGGCAAGTCTCACTCGTCCTGTCCCCGGACAGGAGTAGGGCCCTCAAAAAGTCTCCGAGTCCTCGGTTGTTGCGTTCAATGATTCTGCTGACCTGTGGGTGATAAGGAGTCGCACGGGTTTTCCCcacgttccagagttggcacagttcggccATCAGTTTGCTTTCAAACTGCGCCCCCTGGTCTGTGTGGATCTGCTCAGGTAACCCCAGGTAACAAAAAACccgctcatccagtgcgttTGCGACTACCGGGGCCGTGGCGCCAGGTAGTGCTAGTGTGTCCTGCCAtcgggtgaagtggtcggtgaggACTAGCACCTAGTTGTTCCCTCTTGGCGTGACCGGAAATGACCCCACCAGGTCCACGACCACTTTCTGCAAAGATCGTCCGGCATAGAGCCTTCTTTTCCTTCCGGCTGCCTCTGTTCCTtcatgctttgcggcctggcacacctctcAACTCTTGATAAGCTGTCTGACTGTAGATGTCAGTATGGGCCAGTACCAAGTCAGCTGGAGGCAGCTTATCATTCTTCTCACCCCAGAGTGAGCCAAGGCATGCGTTTGCCACACCATGGTCTCCCGCATGACCGGGGCAGATGGCGTACCATCTGGCGTGGCCCTGCAGGGCAATGCGTGCTTCCAGCGTGCCATCCTGTCGCATGCGCAAAGAGCCTTGCATGTGATGCAGGATATCCAGTTCTTTCCTTCCGAGTTCCAGGTGTTCCGCTGGCACTTTTTCTCCTGTAGCGATGGCACAGTACTTGATGGCCACTTGCCCTTGTCCAGTGGCCTGTGTCCTTGCCAGCTTGCCCTTTGGTCCTGTCGACCCTGGTGTGGCCGGTAGCCCCTCGGAGGAACCTCTGGCACCAAGGTTCAATCCCTCCACTGTTGGCGCGGAAGTCCCGTGGGAGTTGCCGGCCGGCCCCCGAGTATGCGACGTTGCCCAGGGTCGATCCCACCCTGTCAAGAGCAGGAGacccatccaggcaactggttgGTACCCACGTGGCTAACGGCCTTTGTTTCCTTGCCAGCACCTTCCGTGAGAGGCCCCGTCCCTCTGCTCAATGCTTACTCATTGCCGTCAGTCCTCACAGGTTTGCTTGCTCAGCCCATCTGCGTTCTCTTGACGAGTCCCTGATCGATGTTCAAGAATGTAGTGGAACTTCACCAGGATCTCGAGCCACTGGGCTACCTGGTTTGAGGGTTCCCTCCTCCTCCTACATAGCCACGGGAGAGAAGCATGGTCCCTCCATAAGAGGAACTCCTGACCATACAGATAAGGCCGAAA includes:
- the LOC137400515 gene encoding protein FAM200C-like, whose protein sequence is MYDVLLRDKRPHAIGETLVKPCLLECTKIILGDTAVQKIADLFFSDSTVKSRIDDMSAEIKRQVIEKIKSSPMFAIQLDEPTDVASISQLMVFARYVHRETIEEEFLFCSALTETTTAADVMNLVSDFFRKEHLDWAKVIGVCTDGAPAMLGCHAGFAQLVKDTFSGEYPLLHSQTSASSKNSSLRIAGTPFFSD